From the Mastacembelus armatus chromosome 14, fMasArm1.2, whole genome shotgun sequence genome, one window contains:
- the emsy gene encoding BRCA2-interacting transcriptional repressor EMSY isoform X3 produces the protein MPMIQLEKPVLTGTMPVVWPTILDLGRDECKRILRKLELEAYAGVISALRAQGDLTKDKKDLLGELTKILGISTERHRAEVRRAVNDERLTTIAYHMSGPNSSSEWSIEGRRLVPLMPRLVPQTAFTVTANAVASATANQNASLLLPAETGNKEVVVCYSYTSTTCTSTSATATSGTIGATVKSPRPPSPSSNVVVLPSGSTVYVKSVSCSDEDEKPRKRRRTNSSSSSPVMLKEVSKVSPAVSKNITVPVSGSPKMSNIMQSIANSLPPHLSPVKITFTKPTIQTTSTTTQKVIIVTTSPSPNFVPNILSKSHAHNNAAVSKLGSTSVLTTPTQKQTVVFPASSSPSTNPNSIAVTTVVSSTPSVVMSTVTPCAASTGVKVASARLPSPKTLVGSPTQIIAQFPKQQSPKQLQQSSTLGAPSVGQTQSTTSSPGTKPTIQIKQESGVKIITQQVQPSKILPKPSSVALSSSSSSPIMVVSSNGAIMTTKLVTQPTATQANYTRPTVSPNIGARISASSGGTTYVKTTSGSIITVVPKPLATLGGKIISSSIVSGTTTKITTIPMTSKPNVIVVQKTTGKGTTIQGLPGKNVVTTLLNAGGEKSLQAVQGTKPAIITASRPITKMIVTQPKGISSGSQSTATKIIPTKIVYGQQGKTQVLIKPKPVFQTAVLSEQTRQLVTETLQQVTRSADIGQVQTSGPEGSTKEEVTSFTETTSLAGEASHGSTQEPQPVVHVLSSREQDWTEQEVAVESSPTIIYQEVSGGESQSATSTIKALLELQQTTVKEKGESKPRQHTIDLSQMAVPIQLAQEKKPSPESPRPSTSEAEPSIEHVTASKISRVRVSSGDDDVVMSSSQQLGKPYKSSSQVTVVTKPAATTSAVAASHTSHMPSDGRGKTETVLEVGELEGDTLDPQTGLFYRSTQPASDPVKQTTESAAQPPPSNQAEDEQTRLNSASTQPPPPPPQLQSKPQISQPSSSSPILPSTPPLTKKLPKLREQSQPKPQTLSQSPKDRPLTTPVQPGAKVTTLGTPTKPLVTPQLPKLQQAPTSHHRPLHMPMSHPPPLQAHHPVSTEKTACSQQPIITQNSTVTKITFGSSHHPSPVFSSGEATAKLVPESSCGPSGDKPSVSDILKISMMEAEIDPSTEPMVVDSSSDCGPLGKALEVQAVSGTLDSGQFISSSGTSMHHSHTKPQQFSCMQGLTAQRSKEDLEVIEYSILPDSSQSNVVVEPSGFLEITNYTSQQLEEDSPMEQEVDSSNDEATAASPPEQP, from the exons ATG CCCATGATTCAGTTGGAGAAACCGGTGCTGACTGGTACTATGCCGGTGGTATGGCCCACCATCCTTGACCTGGGCAGGGATGAGTGTAAAAGAATTCTCCGAAAACTGG AGCTGGAGGCTTATGCTGGAGTTATTAGTGCCCTGCGAGCCCAAGGAGACCTCACAAAGGACAAGAAAGATCTGCTGGGAGAGCTGACTAAAATCCTTGG TATCTCAACAGAGCGCCATCGTGCAGAAGTCCGCAGGGCTGTCAATGATGAACGCCTCACGACCATTGCATATCA CATGTCAGGCCCAAACAGCTCATCCGAATGGTCCATTGAAGGACGACGGCTTGTTCCCTTGATGCCGAGGCTGGTCCCTCAGACAGCTTTTACTGTGACTGCTAATGCTGTGGCTAGtgccacagccaatcagaatgcCTCCCTCCTGTTGCcagctgaaacaggaaacaaagaag TAGTTGTATGCTACTCCTACACAAGCACTACCTGCACCTCCACGAGCGCTACAGCCACCAGTGGCACTATAGGAGCAACAGTGAAATCACCACGACCACCCAGCCCGTCATCCAATGTGGTGGTGCTGCCCAGCGGGAGCACTGTCTATGTAAAAA GTGTAAGTTGTTCCGATGAAGACGAGAAACCTCGCAAGCGAAGACGGACCAATTCATCTAGCTCATCACCAGTGATGCTGAAGGAGGTTTCCAAGGTGTCCCCCGCAGTATCCAAAAACATCACAGTGCCAGTCAGTGGCAGCCCCAAGATGAGCAACATCATGCAAAGCATCGCTAATTCACTGCCTCCCCACCTGTCCCCTGTCAAGATCACCTTCACCAAGCCCACCATTCAgaccaccagcaccaccacacAGAAA GTCATCATTGTGACAACTTCTCCCAGCCCCAACTTTGTGCCCAACATCTTGTCAAAGTCTCATGCCCACAACAACGCAGCTGTGTCCAAGCTGGGCTCTACCTCTGTACTGACCACGCCTACCCAGAAACAGACAGTGGTATTCCCTGCCAGCTCAAGCCCTTCTACCAACCCAAACTCCATCGCAGTGACCACAGTTGTCTCCTCTACTCCTTCAGTGGTCATGTCGACTGTCACACCAT GTGCTGCTTCAACTGGAGTGAAGGTTGCTTCAGCCAGACTTCCTTCACCAAAGACCCTGGTAGGATCACCCACTCAGATCATAGCCCAGTTCCCTAAACAGCAGTCACCTAAACAGCTCCAGCAGAGCTCGACTTTAGGAGCCCCCAGTGTTGGTCAGACCCAGAGCACCACTTCGTCACCTGGAACCAAACCCACTATTCAGATCAAACAAGAGTCTG GAGTGAAGATAATTACTCAGCAGGTTCAACCCAGCAAAATCCTACCCAAGCCTTCATCAGTGGCgttgtccagcagcagctcctctccCATCATGGTCGTCAGTAGCAACGGAGCCATCATGACTACCAAACTGGTCACTCAGCCCACAG CTACCCAGGCCAATTATACAAGACCCACTGTGAGCCCCAACATTGGTGCCAGAATATCGGCTTCCAGTGGTGGGACCACCTACGTCAAGACCACCAGTGGCAGCATCATCACTGTTGTGCCTAAACCTCTAGCAACTCTGGGTGGGAAAATCATTAGCAGCAGCATTGTATCTG GCACGACGACTAAGATAACGACCATCCCCATGACCTCCAAGCCAAATGTCATTGTGGTTCAGAAAACTACAGGAAAAGGAACGACCATCCAAGGGCTGCCTGGCAAGAATGTGGTCACCACGCTTTTAAATGCTGGG GGTGAGAAGAGCCTGCAGGCTGTTCAGGGGACCAAACCAGCAATCATCACTGCCTCCAGACCTATTACAAAGATGATTGTTACCCAGCCCAAAGGCATAAGCTCAGGCTCCCAGTCCACCGCCACCAAGATCATCCCAACCAAGATTGTCTACGGCCAGCAGGGCAAGACACAG GTTCTCATCAAGCCTAAGCCAGTTTTCCAGACAGCAGTACTGAGTGAACAGACCAGGCAACTGGTCActgagacactgcagcaggtgACCCGCTCTGCAGACATAGGTCAGGTTCAAACCTCAGGCCCAGAAGGGTCCACAAAAGAAGAAGTCACCAGCTTCACCGAGACCACCAGTTTAGCTGGTGAGGCATCCCATGGCAGCACTCAAG AACCGCAGCCTGTAGTGCATGTGCTGTCCTCCAGAGAGCAGGATTGGACTGAGCAGGAAGTAGCTGTGGAGTCCAGCCCCACTATTATCTATCAGGAGGTGTCTGGCGGGGAATCCCAGTCTGCCACATCTACCATCAAAGCCCTGCTGGAGTTGCAACAGACAACAG TTAAGGAGAAAGGAGAGTCTAAACCAAGGCAACACACTATCGACCTGAGCCAGATGGCTGTGCCTATCCAGCTGGCCCAGGAGAAGAAACCCAGCCCAGAGTCCCCGAGACCCTCCACCTCAGAGGCTGAACCCAGCATTGAACATGTCACAGCAA GTAAAATCAGCAGAGTGAGAGTGTCCTCAGGGGATGATGATGTGGTCATGTCCTCCAGTCAGCAGCTGGGAAAGCCTTACAAAAGCAGCAGTCAGGTTACTGTAGTAACCAAACCGGCTGCTACCACCTCTGCAGTTGCAGCTTCACACACCAGCCATATG CCCTCTGATGGCCGTGGTAAAACGGAGACTGTGTTAGAGGTGGGAGAGCTGGAAGGTGACACCCTGGACCCACAGACAGGCTTGTTTTACCGTTCAACCCAACCGGCTTCGGATCCTGTGAAGCAAACCACTGAGTCTGCTGCTCAGCCACCACCTTCGAACCAGGCTGAGGATGAGCAGACCCGTCTTAACTCTGCCTCCACCCAGcctcccccaccaccaccacaactgCAAAGCAAACCTCAGATCAGCCagccttcctcttcctctcctatCCTCCCCTCCACTCCTCCTTTGACTAAGAAACTCCCTAAACTACGAGAACAGAGTCAACCCAAACCACAGACCTTAAGCCAGAGCCCTAAAGACAGACCCTTAACCACACCAGTTCAGCCCGGGGCAAAAGTCACAACCCTAGGGACACCAACAAAGCCCCTGGTGACACCACAACTTCCGAAGCTCCAGCAAGCACCTACGTCCCACCACCGGCCCCTGCACATGCCCATGTCCCACCCTCCTCCACTGCAAGCACACCACCCTGTCAGCACTGAAAAGACTGCATGCAGCCAG CAGCCAATCATCACACAGAACTCCACCGTCACCAAAATTACCTTCGGAAGCTCCCACCACCCATCGCCAGTCTTCAGCAGTGGCGAGGCTACTGCCAAGTTGGTCCCAGAGTCCAGCTGTGGACCCTCAGGAGACAAGCCCTCAGTGTCGGACATCTTGAAGATTTCCATGATGGAGGCGGAGATTGATCCAAGCACGGAGCCTATGGTGGTAGATTCCTCCAGTGACTGTGGCCCTCTGGGTAAAGCCCTGGAGGTCCAGGCCGTGTCTGGCACACTGGACTCTGGCCAATTTATCAGCAGCTCTGGCACGTCCATGCATCATTCCCACACAAAGCCTCAACAGTTCAGCTGCATGCAGGGCCTCACTGCACAGAGGAGCAAAGAAGACTTGGAGGTCATTGAG TACTCCATCCTGCCAGACTCCAGTCAGTCCAATGTGGTGGTGGAGCCAAGCGGCTTCCTGGAAATTACCAACTACACCAGCCAGCAGCTGGAAGAGGATAGCCCCATGGAGCAAGAAGTGGACAGCAGCAACGACGAGGCCACAGCAGCCAGTCCCCCCGAACAGCCATAG
- the emsy gene encoding BRCA2-interacting transcriptional repressor EMSY isoform X1: MPMIQLEKPVLTGTMPVVWPTILDLGRDECKRILRKLELEAYAGVISALRAQGDLTKDKKDLLGELTKILGISTERHRAEVRRAVNDERLTTIAYHMSGPNSSSEWSIEGRRLVPLMPRLVPQTAFTVTANAVASATANQNASLLLPAETGNKEVVVCYSYTSTTCTSTSATATSGTIGATVKSPRPPSPSSNVVVLPSGSTVYVKSVSCSDEDEKPRKRRRTNSSSSSPVMLKEVSKVSPAVSKNITVPVSGSPKMSNIMQSIANSLPPHLSPVKITFTKPTIQTTSTTTQKVIIVTTSPSPNFVPNILSKSHAHNNAAVSKLGSTSVLTTPTQKQTVVFPASSSPSTNPNSIAVTTVVSSTPSVVMSTVTPCAASTGVKVASARLPSPKTLVGSPTQIIAQFPKQQSPKQLQQSSTLGAPSVGQTQSTTSSPGTKPTIQIKQESGVKIITQQVQPSKILPKPSSVALSSSSSSPIMVVSSNGAIMTTKLVTQPTATQANYTRPTVSPNIGARISASSGGTTYVKTTSGSIITVVPKPLATLGGKIISSSIVSGTTTKITTIPMTSKPNVIVVQKTTGKGTTIQGLPGKNVVTTLLNAGGEKSLQAVQGTKPAIITASRPITKMIVTQPKGISSGSQSTATKIIPTKIVYGQQGKTQVLIKPKPVFQTAVLSEQTRQLVTETLQQVTRSADIGQVQTSGPEGSTKEEVTSFTETTSLAGEASHGSTQEPQPVVHVLSSREQDWTEQEVAVESSPTIIYQEVSGGESQSATSTIKALLELQQTTVKEKGESKPRQHTIDLSQMAVPIQLAQEKKPSPESPRPSTSEAEPSIEHVTASKISRVRVSSGDDDVVMSSSQQLGKPYKSSSQVTVVTKPAATTSAVAASHTSHMPSDGRGKTETVLEVGELEGDTLDPQTGLFYRSTQPASDPVKQTTESAAQPPPSNQAEDEQTRLNSASTQPPPPPPQLQSKPQISQPSSSSPILPSTPPLTKKLPKLREQSQPKPQTLSQSPKDRPLTTPVQPGAKVTTLGTPTKPLVTPQLPKLQQAPTSHHRPLHMPMSHPPPLQAHHPVSTEKTACSQQPIITQNSTVTKITFGSSHHPSPVFSSGEATAKLVPESSCGPSGDKPSVSDILKISMMEAEIDPSTEPMVVDSSSDCGPLGKALEVQAVSGTLDSGQFISSSGTSMHHSHTKPQQFSCMQGLTAQRSKEDLEVIEVIPQYSILPDSSQSNVVVEPSGFLEITNYTSQQLEEDSPMEQEVDSSNDEATAASPPEQP, translated from the exons ATG CCCATGATTCAGTTGGAGAAACCGGTGCTGACTGGTACTATGCCGGTGGTATGGCCCACCATCCTTGACCTGGGCAGGGATGAGTGTAAAAGAATTCTCCGAAAACTGG AGCTGGAGGCTTATGCTGGAGTTATTAGTGCCCTGCGAGCCCAAGGAGACCTCACAAAGGACAAGAAAGATCTGCTGGGAGAGCTGACTAAAATCCTTGG TATCTCAACAGAGCGCCATCGTGCAGAAGTCCGCAGGGCTGTCAATGATGAACGCCTCACGACCATTGCATATCA CATGTCAGGCCCAAACAGCTCATCCGAATGGTCCATTGAAGGACGACGGCTTGTTCCCTTGATGCCGAGGCTGGTCCCTCAGACAGCTTTTACTGTGACTGCTAATGCTGTGGCTAGtgccacagccaatcagaatgcCTCCCTCCTGTTGCcagctgaaacaggaaacaaagaag TAGTTGTATGCTACTCCTACACAAGCACTACCTGCACCTCCACGAGCGCTACAGCCACCAGTGGCACTATAGGAGCAACAGTGAAATCACCACGACCACCCAGCCCGTCATCCAATGTGGTGGTGCTGCCCAGCGGGAGCACTGTCTATGTAAAAA GTGTAAGTTGTTCCGATGAAGACGAGAAACCTCGCAAGCGAAGACGGACCAATTCATCTAGCTCATCACCAGTGATGCTGAAGGAGGTTTCCAAGGTGTCCCCCGCAGTATCCAAAAACATCACAGTGCCAGTCAGTGGCAGCCCCAAGATGAGCAACATCATGCAAAGCATCGCTAATTCACTGCCTCCCCACCTGTCCCCTGTCAAGATCACCTTCACCAAGCCCACCATTCAgaccaccagcaccaccacacAGAAA GTCATCATTGTGACAACTTCTCCCAGCCCCAACTTTGTGCCCAACATCTTGTCAAAGTCTCATGCCCACAACAACGCAGCTGTGTCCAAGCTGGGCTCTACCTCTGTACTGACCACGCCTACCCAGAAACAGACAGTGGTATTCCCTGCCAGCTCAAGCCCTTCTACCAACCCAAACTCCATCGCAGTGACCACAGTTGTCTCCTCTACTCCTTCAGTGGTCATGTCGACTGTCACACCAT GTGCTGCTTCAACTGGAGTGAAGGTTGCTTCAGCCAGACTTCCTTCACCAAAGACCCTGGTAGGATCACCCACTCAGATCATAGCCCAGTTCCCTAAACAGCAGTCACCTAAACAGCTCCAGCAGAGCTCGACTTTAGGAGCCCCCAGTGTTGGTCAGACCCAGAGCACCACTTCGTCACCTGGAACCAAACCCACTATTCAGATCAAACAAGAGTCTG GAGTGAAGATAATTACTCAGCAGGTTCAACCCAGCAAAATCCTACCCAAGCCTTCATCAGTGGCgttgtccagcagcagctcctctccCATCATGGTCGTCAGTAGCAACGGAGCCATCATGACTACCAAACTGGTCACTCAGCCCACAG CTACCCAGGCCAATTATACAAGACCCACTGTGAGCCCCAACATTGGTGCCAGAATATCGGCTTCCAGTGGTGGGACCACCTACGTCAAGACCACCAGTGGCAGCATCATCACTGTTGTGCCTAAACCTCTAGCAACTCTGGGTGGGAAAATCATTAGCAGCAGCATTGTATCTG GCACGACGACTAAGATAACGACCATCCCCATGACCTCCAAGCCAAATGTCATTGTGGTTCAGAAAACTACAGGAAAAGGAACGACCATCCAAGGGCTGCCTGGCAAGAATGTGGTCACCACGCTTTTAAATGCTGGG GGTGAGAAGAGCCTGCAGGCTGTTCAGGGGACCAAACCAGCAATCATCACTGCCTCCAGACCTATTACAAAGATGATTGTTACCCAGCCCAAAGGCATAAGCTCAGGCTCCCAGTCCACCGCCACCAAGATCATCCCAACCAAGATTGTCTACGGCCAGCAGGGCAAGACACAG GTTCTCATCAAGCCTAAGCCAGTTTTCCAGACAGCAGTACTGAGTGAACAGACCAGGCAACTGGTCActgagacactgcagcaggtgACCCGCTCTGCAGACATAGGTCAGGTTCAAACCTCAGGCCCAGAAGGGTCCACAAAAGAAGAAGTCACCAGCTTCACCGAGACCACCAGTTTAGCTGGTGAGGCATCCCATGGCAGCACTCAAG AACCGCAGCCTGTAGTGCATGTGCTGTCCTCCAGAGAGCAGGATTGGACTGAGCAGGAAGTAGCTGTGGAGTCCAGCCCCACTATTATCTATCAGGAGGTGTCTGGCGGGGAATCCCAGTCTGCCACATCTACCATCAAAGCCCTGCTGGAGTTGCAACAGACAACAG TTAAGGAGAAAGGAGAGTCTAAACCAAGGCAACACACTATCGACCTGAGCCAGATGGCTGTGCCTATCCAGCTGGCCCAGGAGAAGAAACCCAGCCCAGAGTCCCCGAGACCCTCCACCTCAGAGGCTGAACCCAGCATTGAACATGTCACAGCAA GTAAAATCAGCAGAGTGAGAGTGTCCTCAGGGGATGATGATGTGGTCATGTCCTCCAGTCAGCAGCTGGGAAAGCCTTACAAAAGCAGCAGTCAGGTTACTGTAGTAACCAAACCGGCTGCTACCACCTCTGCAGTTGCAGCTTCACACACCAGCCATATG CCCTCTGATGGCCGTGGTAAAACGGAGACTGTGTTAGAGGTGGGAGAGCTGGAAGGTGACACCCTGGACCCACAGACAGGCTTGTTTTACCGTTCAACCCAACCGGCTTCGGATCCTGTGAAGCAAACCACTGAGTCTGCTGCTCAGCCACCACCTTCGAACCAGGCTGAGGATGAGCAGACCCGTCTTAACTCTGCCTCCACCCAGcctcccccaccaccaccacaactgCAAAGCAAACCTCAGATCAGCCagccttcctcttcctctcctatCCTCCCCTCCACTCCTCCTTTGACTAAGAAACTCCCTAAACTACGAGAACAGAGTCAACCCAAACCACAGACCTTAAGCCAGAGCCCTAAAGACAGACCCTTAACCACACCAGTTCAGCCCGGGGCAAAAGTCACAACCCTAGGGACACCAACAAAGCCCCTGGTGACACCACAACTTCCGAAGCTCCAGCAAGCACCTACGTCCCACCACCGGCCCCTGCACATGCCCATGTCCCACCCTCCTCCACTGCAAGCACACCACCCTGTCAGCACTGAAAAGACTGCATGCAGCCAG CAGCCAATCATCACACAGAACTCCACCGTCACCAAAATTACCTTCGGAAGCTCCCACCACCCATCGCCAGTCTTCAGCAGTGGCGAGGCTACTGCCAAGTTGGTCCCAGAGTCCAGCTGTGGACCCTCAGGAGACAAGCCCTCAGTGTCGGACATCTTGAAGATTTCCATGATGGAGGCGGAGATTGATCCAAGCACGGAGCCTATGGTGGTAGATTCCTCCAGTGACTGTGGCCCTCTGGGTAAAGCCCTGGAGGTCCAGGCCGTGTCTGGCACACTGGACTCTGGCCAATTTATCAGCAGCTCTGGCACGTCCATGCATCATTCCCACACAAAGCCTCAACAGTTCAGCTGCATGCAGGGCCTCACTGCACAGAGGAGCAAAGAAGACTTGGAGGTCATTGAG GTGATTCCTCAGTACTCCATCCTGCCAGACTCCAGTCAGTCCAATGTGGTGGTGGAGCCAAGCGGCTTCCTGGAAATTACCAACTACACCAGCCAGCAGCTGGAAGAGGATAGCCCCATGGAGCAAGAAGTGGACAGCAGCAACGACGAGGCCACAGCAGCCAGTCCCCCCGAACAGCCATAG